A genomic window from Cupriavidus metallidurans CH34 includes:
- a CDS encoding pilus assembly protein PilP, translating into MALRAVAVAALAVVALAGCGAGEDEHLQQWMAQTRAAKVPPPEPLPEVKPYEPRQYAGTKSPEPFAQTKIGELNKAMSESPEAGRRHEPLEDYPLENFKMLGMLKKNGETYGVVRVDNKIHHVKVGQYLGQNYGRVVRITDQEIVLRELVREGVSEWKEKMTSLKLEASA; encoded by the coding sequence ATGGCACTGCGCGCAGTGGCGGTTGCGGCATTGGCCGTTGTCGCCCTGGCCGGCTGCGGTGCAGGCGAGGATGAACACCTCCAGCAATGGATGGCGCAGACGCGCGCGGCAAAGGTGCCGCCGCCCGAACCCTTGCCCGAGGTCAAGCCCTACGAGCCGCGCCAGTATGCAGGCACCAAATCTCCCGAGCCCTTCGCGCAGACGAAGATCGGTGAGTTGAACAAGGCGATGTCGGAGTCGCCGGAGGCCGGACGGCGGCACGAGCCCCTTGAAGACTATCCGTTGGAGAACTTCAAGATGCTCGGGATGCTGAAGAAGAACGGCGAGACCTACGGTGTCGTACGCGTAGATAACAAGATCCATCACGTAAAGGTGGGTCAGTATCTCGGCCAGAACTATGGCCGGGTGGTCCGCATCACCGATCAGGAGATCGTGCTGCGCGAATTGGTCCGGGAAGGGGTCTCAGAGTGGAAAGAGAAAATGACCAGCCTGAAGCTGGAGGCATCGGCATGA
- a CDS encoding type IV pilus inner membrane component PilO encodes MALNTEISLQDLTAQFRGLNLNEPETWPTAPRVAFSALAAAIVLALGWQFYWSDKSDELDRKRAEQETLKQQFQTKVAQVANLDALVAQKAEVEKRVALAEHQLPNSTEMDALLADVNHAGVARGLQFELFKPQPATIKAYYAEIPVNLKVTGRYHDVALFNADVAALSRIVSMGNLNMSVSKDGTLSMEAVAMAYRALDPDEQAAQRKAAADAAKKAKGGAK; translated from the coding sequence ATGGCGCTCAATACCGAAATCTCCCTGCAGGACCTGACCGCGCAGTTCCGTGGCCTGAACCTGAACGAGCCGGAGACCTGGCCGACGGCGCCGCGCGTGGCCTTCTCCGCGCTTGCCGCCGCCATCGTGCTGGCGCTCGGCTGGCAGTTCTACTGGAGCGACAAGAGCGACGAGTTGGACCGCAAGCGGGCCGAGCAGGAAACGCTGAAGCAGCAGTTCCAGACCAAGGTGGCGCAGGTTGCGAACCTCGACGCGCTGGTCGCGCAGAAGGCCGAGGTTGAAAAGCGCGTGGCGCTTGCCGAGCACCAACTGCCGAACAGCACCGAGATGGATGCGCTGCTGGCCGATGTAAACCACGCAGGCGTGGCGCGCGGACTGCAGTTCGAACTGTTCAAGCCTCAGCCAGCCACGATCAAGGCGTACTACGCCGAAATCCCGGTCAACCTGAAAGTGACGGGCCGCTACCACGATGTCGCGCTCTTTAACGCCGACGTGGCGGCACTCTCGCGGATTGTTTCGATGGGGAACCTGAACATGTCGGTGAGCAAGGACGGCACGCTATCAATGGAAGCCGTCGCCATGGCCTACCGTGCATTGGATCCCGACGAGCAGGCCGCGCAGCGCAAGGCAGCCGCGGACGCCGCGAAGAAGGCCAAGGGAGGTGCCAAGTGA
- a CDS encoding PilN domain-containing protein — protein sequence MSTTTNSIPSVNLLPYHEARKAARRKKVYTMLGGAAGAGALVVLIGGFYIDSQIDAVAARNQVLKTENASMDATISRVNSLKKDIEALLDRQRAIESLQAQRNLPVQLLEELVRQVPEGVYLSSLKQTGDKFVMSGVAQSNERVSELLRNISQVTWLDQADLVESKAINMTNNLREQRRLFEFSMRFSYRAPEVPGDKKKGASDAAGTPAGRKV from the coding sequence ATGTCCACGACGACGAATTCCATTCCGTCGGTCAACCTGCTGCCGTATCACGAGGCGCGCAAGGCGGCCCGGCGGAAGAAGGTCTACACGATGCTGGGCGGAGCAGCGGGCGCGGGGGCGCTCGTGGTTCTGATCGGCGGCTTCTATATCGACTCGCAGATCGATGCCGTCGCGGCACGCAATCAGGTGCTGAAGACGGAAAACGCCAGCATGGATGCGACGATCAGCAGGGTCAACTCGCTGAAGAAGGACATCGAGGCACTGCTGGATCGCCAACGCGCGATCGAGAGCCTGCAGGCGCAGCGAAACCTGCCCGTGCAACTGCTCGAGGAACTTGTGCGTCAGGTGCCGGAAGGCGTCTACCTGTCCAGCCTCAAGCAGACCGGTGACAAGTTCGTGATGTCTGGCGTGGCGCAGTCCAACGAGCGGGTGTCCGAGCTGTTGCGCAACATCAGCCAGGTGACCTGGCTCGACCAGGCGGATCTGGTGGAGTCCAAGGCCATCAACATGACCAACAACCTGCGCGAACAGCGCCGGTTGTTCGAATTCTCGATGCGCTTTTCCTATCGCGCGCCGGAAGTCCCGGGCGACAAGAAAAAGGGCGCCTCCGACGCCGCGGGCACGCCCGCTGGTCGAAAGGTCTGA
- the pilM gene encoding type IV pilus assembly protein PilM, with protein sequence MSGLLRRTTVGVDIGSSSVKVVELSVGAGRNDFRLEKCASELLDRNAVADGNVVNIEAVGIALKRALGKAGIRTKEVVLGVPSMLTESQTVSLPDNLSEDELYSQVESEAHRLYPPSQAVNFDFAVIGPSETEGGIGVRVTAANSDRVQERVTAAEMAGLKPQVMDVEEYAVQRSIVQMLGVPEGLSEADAKDLPVVAVVHLGGSRSKAIFYQGWKELYEQPLNSYGDQLTQSAARMFTLDALKAEIKKRKNTLPESWRAQLLKPSLEALAMEVQGAIGNFIASSSLGRVDEILLSGGHASLLGVQAAIQQQTQITTTLANPFANMMTAGKVNERYLQRDLPAYIVSAGLALRGLQ encoded by the coding sequence TTGTCGGGTCTTCTACGCCGGACTACGGTCGGCGTAGATATTGGGTCGTCTAGCGTCAAGGTCGTGGAGCTGTCCGTCGGGGCAGGCAGAAACGACTTCAGGCTGGAAAAATGCGCCAGCGAATTGCTGGATCGCAACGCCGTTGCCGATGGCAACGTGGTCAACATCGAGGCCGTGGGTATCGCGCTGAAGCGCGCGCTCGGCAAGGCTGGCATCCGCACGAAGGAAGTCGTGCTCGGCGTGCCGTCCATGCTGACGGAGTCCCAGACGGTCAGTCTTCCGGACAATCTCTCGGAAGACGAACTCTATTCCCAGGTCGAATCCGAGGCGCACCGCCTCTATCCGCCTTCGCAGGCGGTCAACTTCGACTTTGCGGTGATTGGTCCCAGCGAAACCGAAGGCGGCATCGGCGTGCGTGTCACGGCCGCCAATAGCGATCGCGTGCAGGAGCGCGTGACGGCCGCCGAGATGGCTGGCCTGAAGCCTCAGGTGATGGACGTCGAAGAGTACGCCGTTCAACGCTCGATCGTGCAGATGCTCGGCGTGCCAGAAGGTCTCTCGGAAGCCGATGCCAAGGACCTCCCGGTTGTGGCGGTCGTCCATCTTGGCGGTAGCCGCTCCAAGGCGATCTTCTACCAGGGCTGGAAGGAACTGTACGAGCAGCCACTGAACAGCTACGGCGATCAGCTCACCCAGAGCGCCGCGCGCATGTTCACGCTCGATGCGCTCAAGGCCGAAATCAAGAAGCGCAAGAACACGCTGCCGGAGTCGTGGCGCGCGCAACTGCTCAAGCCGTCGCTCGAGGCGCTGGCCATGGAAGTGCAGGGCGCCATCGGCAACTTCATCGCCAGTTCCAGCCTTGGCCGTGTGGACGAGATCCTGCTTTCGGGCGGACATGCGTCCCTGCTCGGCGTGCAGGCGGCTATCCAGCAACAGACACAGATCACGACGACGCTGGCCAATCCTTTCGCAAACATGATGACCGCAGGCAAGGTCAACGAGCGCTATCTCCAGCGTGACCTGCCTGCGTACATCGTCAGTGCGGGACTGGCGCTGCGCGGTTTGCAATAA
- a CDS encoding penicillin-binding protein 1A has product MATAQQKPSLPVRRPLWARIMIWVIGLLIAGMAAVALLVGYALVVAAPNLPSLDTITDYRPKIPLRIYTADNVLIGEFGEERRNFVPITEIPDVMKKAVLAIEDDRFYEHGGVDFVGVMRAGLANLRGGLSQGASTITMQVARNFFLSSEKTYTRKIYEMLLAYKIEANLSKDQILELYMNQIYLGQRAYGFASAARVYFGKSIKDVTPAEAAMLAGLPKAPSAYNPVVNPRRAKVRQEYILQRMRDLHYITPEQYDQAVREPLNVRSEGNEFSTHAEYVAEIVRQLMYAQYREETYTRGLTVYTTLTKPDQDAAYESVRSGIMNYERKHGYRGPEAFIDLPSDPTEREQAIDDALVEHPGSDDLRSAVVTSVTPKQVRATLLSGEVATIEGTALRFIAPSLAASAQPKVKIRPGAIIRVTQDPKDNSWTVTQLPEVAAAFISINPEDGAIRSMVGGFDYNRNKFNHVTQAWRQPGSSFKPFIYTAALEKGFSPATVINDAPLTIGPDTGGQVWEPKNYDGKFEGPMTMRRALAKSKNLVSVRILRAIGTQYAQDYITRFGFEADKHPAYLPMALGAGSVTPLQMAGAYSVFANGGYRINPFLIQRVEDSRGKIVSETHPQKAGGDAVRVLDARTAFIADSMLREVVRSGTANPAKQRLGRNDMAGKTGTTNDAVDAWFAGYTPKLVAIAWMGYDQPKSLGVRETGGGLALPIWVGYMSKALKGVPESPDRQPPEGVVMVAGDWTLEENAGGAGVASVGLGDPWPGKPDESSRPPQDTEAEKKKILEMFGGA; this is encoded by the coding sequence ATGGCCACAGCACAACAGAAGCCGTCCCTTCCCGTCCGCCGCCCATTGTGGGCACGGATCATGATCTGGGTGATCGGACTGCTTATCGCCGGCATGGCAGCGGTAGCGCTGCTGGTTGGCTATGCGTTGGTTGTGGCGGCGCCGAACCTGCCGTCGCTGGACACGATCACCGACTACCGCCCCAAGATCCCCCTTCGGATCTATACGGCCGACAACGTGCTGATCGGCGAGTTCGGCGAGGAACGTCGCAACTTCGTGCCGATCACCGAAATCCCCGATGTCATGAAGAAGGCCGTGCTCGCGATCGAGGACGACCGGTTCTACGAGCACGGCGGCGTGGACTTCGTCGGCGTGATGCGCGCCGGCCTGGCCAACCTGCGCGGGGGTCTGTCGCAAGGTGCCTCGACGATCACGATGCAGGTGGCGCGCAACTTCTTCCTTTCGAGCGAGAAGACCTACACGCGCAAGATTTATGAAATGCTGCTCGCGTACAAGATCGAGGCGAATCTGAGCAAGGATCAGATCCTCGAGCTCTACATGAACCAGATCTATCTGGGGCAGCGCGCCTACGGCTTCGCCAGCGCGGCGCGCGTGTACTTCGGCAAGTCGATCAAGGACGTGACGCCGGCCGAGGCCGCCATGCTGGCCGGCCTGCCCAAGGCGCCGTCGGCCTACAACCCGGTGGTCAACCCACGCCGCGCGAAGGTGCGCCAGGAGTACATCCTGCAGCGCATGCGCGACCTGCACTACATCACGCCGGAACAGTACGACCAAGCCGTGCGCGAACCACTGAACGTGCGTAGTGAAGGCAACGAATTCTCGACCCACGCCGAGTACGTGGCGGAAATCGTGCGCCAGCTGATGTACGCGCAGTACCGCGAGGAAACCTATACCCGCGGCCTGACGGTCTACACCACGCTGACCAAGCCCGATCAGGATGCCGCCTACGAGTCCGTGCGCAGCGGCATCATGAACTACGAGCGCAAGCACGGCTATCGCGGCCCCGAAGCGTTCATCGACCTGCCGTCCGATCCGACCGAACGTGAACAGGCCATCGACGATGCGCTGGTCGAGCATCCGGGCAGCGACGACCTGCGCTCCGCCGTGGTCACGAGCGTCACGCCGAAACAGGTTCGCGCGACTCTGCTCTCGGGCGAGGTGGCAACGATCGAAGGCACGGCGCTGCGCTTCATCGCGCCGTCGCTGGCGGCCAGCGCGCAGCCCAAAGTGAAGATCCGCCCGGGCGCGATCATCCGCGTGACGCAGGACCCGAAGGACAACTCGTGGACGGTGACACAATTGCCGGAAGTCGCCGCCGCGTTCATCTCGATCAACCCCGAGGACGGTGCGATCCGCTCGATGGTGGGTGGCTTCGACTACAACCGGAACAAGTTCAACCATGTGACGCAAGCCTGGCGTCAGCCCGGATCGAGTTTCAAGCCGTTCATCTACACGGCTGCGCTCGAAAAGGGCTTCTCGCCGGCCACGGTGATCAATGACGCACCGCTGACGATCGGACCGGATACGGGTGGCCAGGTCTGGGAACCCAAGAACTACGACGGCAAGTTCGAAGGTCCGATGACGATGCGCCGCGCACTGGCCAAGTCGAAGAACCTGGTGTCGGTGCGTATCCTGCGCGCGATCGGCACGCAGTACGCCCAGGACTACATCACGCGCTTCGGCTTCGAGGCCGACAAGCATCCGGCCTACCTGCCGATGGCGCTTGGCGCGGGTAGCGTGACACCGCTGCAGATGGCGGGCGCCTACTCGGTGTTCGCCAATGGCGGCTATCGCATTAACCCGTTCCTGATCCAGCGGGTCGAGGATTCGCGCGGCAAGATCGTCTCGGAGACTCATCCTCAGAAGGCTGGCGGCGATGCCGTGCGGGTGCTCGACGCACGCACCGCGTTCATCGCCGACAGCATGCTGCGCGAGGTCGTGCGTAGCGGCACGGCGAACCCGGCCAAGCAGCGCCTGGGCCGTAACGACATGGCCGGCAAGACCGGTACCACCAACGATGCGGTCGATGCGTGGTTCGCCGGCTACACGCCGAAGCTGGTGGCGATTGCCTGGATGGGCTACGACCAGCCCAAGAGCCTCGGTGTGCGCGAAACCGGTGGCGGACTGGCACTGCCGATCTGGGTCGGCTACATGAGCAAGGCGCTCAAGGGTGTGCCGGAAAGCCCGGATCGCCAGCCGCCTGAAGGTGTGGTCATGGTAGCGGGAGACTGGACGCTCGAGGAAAACGCCGGCGGCGCAGGCGTGGCATCTGTGGGCCTGGGCGACCCATGGCCTGGCAAGCCGGACGAAAGCTCGCGCCCGCCACAGGACACCGAGGCGGAAAAGAAGAAGATCCTGGAAATGTTCGGCGGAGCCTGA
- the cyaY gene encoding iron donor protein CyaY — MPPLSESEFLALASKALDQLEAAIEAAADAADADVEINRTGNVMELEFEDGSKIIVNSQAPMQELWVAAKAGGFHFRNDGSKWVDTRGGGELYAALSGYMSQQAGVTLTLK; from the coding sequence ATGCCCCCCCTCAGTGAAAGCGAGTTCCTGGCGCTGGCCAGCAAGGCACTGGACCAGCTGGAAGCGGCGATCGAAGCCGCCGCCGATGCGGCAGACGCCGACGTGGAAATCAATCGGACCGGCAACGTGATGGAACTCGAGTTCGAGGACGGCTCCAAGATCATCGTCAACAGCCAGGCGCCCATGCAGGAACTGTGGGTGGCAGCCAAGGCCGGTGGCTTCCATTTCCGTAACGATGGCAGCAAATGGGTCGATACGCGGGGCGGTGGCGAACTGTATGCCGCGCTGTCCGGGTACATGAGCCAGCAGGCAGGGGTCACCTTGACGCTGAAGTAA
- the lptM gene encoding LPS translocon maturation chaperone LptM: MLRRAAIVSAFAATLAMPLAGCGIRGPLYMPTVPPAPTAPTVADPGLGKPDAPGAVEPARPMSEPSTASPVPVEPARDSSAPSAR; encoded by the coding sequence ATGCTGCGTCGTGCTGCGATTGTATCGGCGTTTGCCGCCACACTCGCGATGCCCCTGGCCGGATGTGGCATTCGCGGCCCGCTGTACATGCCGACCGTGCCGCCCGCTCCGACGGCGCCAACCGTGGCCGATCCCGGACTGGGCAAACCTGATGCGCCCGGAGCCGTCGAGCCCGCGCGCCCCATGTCGGAGCCGTCGACCGCCTCGCCCGTGCCCGTGGAACCGGCTCGTGACAGTTCCGCCCCCTCAGCACGTTGA
- the lysA gene encoding diaminopimelate decarboxylase codes for MTDFFSRRDGILAVEQVPLTRIADQFGSPTFVYSRAALTAAYNAYAAACKGRNAHVQYAVKANSNLAVLQVFAQLGAGFDIVSGGELLRVIAAGGDPRKVVFSGVAKNVADMELALSHDVRGFNVESIPELDRLNAVAGRLGKRARVSLRINPDVDAKTHPYISTGLKANKFGVAFEDVLPTYRAAAALPNIEVTGIDCHIGSQITEVAPYLEALDKVLDVVEALEAEGIKLEHIDVGGGLGITYNDETPPDITKFATTLIDRVAARGHGHREVLFEPGRSLVGNAGVLLTRVEFLKPGAAKNFCIVDAAMNDLARPAMYEAFHRIEPVAPRNDAGVMYDVVGPVCESGDWLGRDRTLAVQAGDLLAVMSAGAYGFVMSSNYNTRGRAAEVMVDGDTVHLVRERELPADLFRNERLLKV; via the coding sequence ATGACCGATTTCTTTTCGCGCCGCGATGGCATTCTCGCCGTCGAGCAAGTCCCGCTGACCCGCATTGCCGACCAGTTCGGCTCGCCGACCTTTGTCTACTCGCGGGCCGCGCTGACGGCCGCGTACAACGCCTACGCGGCCGCGTGCAAGGGCCGCAACGCCCACGTGCAATATGCGGTGAAGGCCAATTCGAACCTGGCCGTACTGCAGGTCTTCGCGCAACTCGGCGCGGGATTCGACATCGTTTCCGGTGGTGAGCTGCTGCGCGTGATCGCGGCTGGCGGCGACCCGCGCAAGGTGGTGTTCTCTGGTGTCGCGAAGAACGTCGCCGACATGGAGTTGGCGCTGAGCCACGACGTGCGCGGCTTCAACGTCGAGTCGATTCCCGAACTGGACCGCCTGAACGCTGTCGCCGGCCGTCTTGGCAAGCGCGCGCGCGTATCGCTGCGCATCAACCCGGATGTGGATGCCAAGACGCATCCGTACATCTCGACGGGCCTCAAGGCCAACAAGTTCGGCGTCGCCTTCGAGGACGTGCTGCCGACCTATCGTGCCGCCGCAGCGCTGCCGAATATTGAGGTCACCGGCATCGACTGCCATATTGGCTCGCAGATCACCGAGGTGGCGCCTTATCTGGAGGCGCTCGACAAGGTGCTCGACGTGGTCGAGGCGCTCGAGGCCGAAGGCATCAAGCTGGAACATATCGATGTGGGCGGTGGCCTGGGCATCACCTACAACGATGAAACCCCGCCGGACATCACGAAGTTCGCCACCACGCTGATCGACCGTGTGGCCGCGCGCGGCCACGGGCACCGCGAGGTCCTGTTCGAACCGGGCCGTTCGCTGGTCGGCAACGCCGGCGTGTTGTTGACCCGTGTGGAATTCCTGAAGCCAGGCGCGGCCAAGAACTTCTGCATCGTCGACGCGGCAATGAACGATCTGGCGCGTCCCGCGATGTATGAGGCATTCCACCGCATCGAACCGGTCGCCCCTCGCAACGACGCGGGGGTGATGTACGACGTAGTGGGTCCGGTCTGCGAGTCCGGCGACTGGCTCGGCCGCGACCGCACGCTGGCCGTTCAGGCCGGCGACCTGCTGGCGGTGATGTCGGCCGGCGCCTATGGTTTCGTGATGAGCTCGAACTACAACACGCGCGGCCGCGCGGCCGAGGTGATGGTCGACGGCGATACCGTGCATCTGGTGCGCGAGCGCGAGTTGCCGGCGGACCTGTTCCGCAACGAGCGACTGCTGAAGGTCTGA
- the msrQ gene encoding protein-methionine-sulfoxide reductase heme-binding subunit MsrQ gives MAERDLPASAAQASPRHGGVALLAPSRVRAVKVCAWLLALLPFARLMYLGATSQFGANPLEFVTRSTGTWTLVMLCVTLAVTPLRRITGWHWLIRSRRMFGLFTFFYGVQHFMLWLAVDRGFDVAYMIKDIGKRPFITVGFAAFVLMVPLAATSANAMVRWLGGRRWQLLHRAIYAIAVLAILHYWWHKAGKNDFQEVSIYAVVVFVLLALRVWWWQQRRRAVP, from the coding sequence ATGGCCGAGCGCGATCTGCCGGCGTCGGCCGCGCAGGCTTCGCCGCGCCACGGTGGAGTGGCGTTGCTCGCGCCATCACGCGTGCGCGCGGTGAAGGTCTGTGCCTGGCTTCTGGCGCTCCTGCCGTTCGCGCGATTGATGTACCTCGGTGCCACGTCGCAGTTCGGGGCGAATCCACTCGAGTTCGTCACACGATCGACGGGCACCTGGACGCTAGTCATGCTGTGCGTCACGCTCGCGGTAACGCCGCTGCGCCGGATCACCGGCTGGCACTGGCTGATCCGGTCGCGCCGCATGTTTGGCCTGTTCACGTTTTTTTACGGCGTGCAGCACTTCATGCTGTGGCTCGCGGTGGATCGCGGCTTCGACGTAGCCTACATGATCAAGGACATTGGCAAGCGGCCATTTATCACGGTGGGGTTTGCGGCATTCGTGCTGATGGTCCCGTTGGCCGCCACATCGGCCAATGCGATGGTGCGCTGGCTTGGCGGCAGGCGCTGGCAATTGCTGCACCGGGCAATCTACGCGATTGCGGTACTGGCGATCCTGCACTACTGGTGGCACAAGGCCGGCAAGAACGATTTCCAGGAGGTCTCGATCTATGCCGTAGTGGTGTTCGTGCTGCTGGCGCTACGCGTGTGGTGGTGGCAGCAAAGGCGGCGGGCAGTGCCATAA
- the msrP gene encoding protein-methionine-sulfoxide reductase catalytic subunit MsrP, whose amino-acid sequence MLIPSPKWLRGDDIAATEITPQHVFTARRRLLAMAAAGTAGGLATPWFAREAFAQGSPGKLPKLTATLNNAYAVTEKRTSYEDVTTYNNFYEFGTDKSDPARYAATLRPRPWQVAVEGLVKQPKVYDLDELLKLAPLEERVYRLRCVEGWSMVIPWIGYPLAELIRRVEPQPGAKFVQFITLADKKQMPGISSGVLEWPYSEGLRMDEAMHPLALLTFGLYGEVLPNQNGAPVRMVVPWKYGFKSAKSIVKIRFVDKQPPTSWNIAAANEYGFYSNVNPDVDHPRWSQATERRIGEDKGGGGFSALFAPKRKTLMFNGYGAQVASLYQGMDLRKNF is encoded by the coding sequence ATGCTGATTCCCTCTCCGAAATGGCTGCGCGGCGATGACATCGCTGCCACCGAGATTACCCCGCAGCACGTATTCACGGCGCGACGGCGCCTGCTGGCCATGGCGGCAGCGGGTACGGCCGGGGGCCTGGCAACGCCTTGGTTTGCGCGGGAGGCGTTCGCGCAGGGCTCGCCAGGCAAGCTCCCCAAGCTGACGGCCACGCTGAACAATGCCTACGCGGTGACGGAAAAACGCACGTCGTATGAGGACGTCACGACCTACAACAACTTTTACGAGTTCGGCACCGATAAGTCCGACCCGGCGCGATACGCCGCAACGCTGCGGCCGCGTCCGTGGCAAGTCGCGGTGGAGGGGCTGGTCAAGCAGCCCAAGGTTTACGACCTCGACGAACTCCTGAAGCTTGCGCCGCTTGAGGAGCGGGTGTATCGGCTCCGCTGTGTCGAAGGTTGGTCGATGGTGATCCCGTGGATTGGCTATCCGCTTGCGGAGCTAATCCGGCGTGTCGAGCCGCAGCCGGGCGCGAAGTTCGTCCAGTTCATCACGCTGGCCGACAAGAAGCAGATGCCCGGTATCAGCAGCGGGGTGCTGGAATGGCCCTACAGCGAGGGCTTGCGCATGGACGAGGCCATGCATCCGTTGGCACTTCTCACATTCGGACTCTACGGCGAGGTGTTGCCGAACCAGAACGGCGCGCCGGTGCGCATGGTGGTGCCCTGGAAGTATGGCTTCAAGAGTGCCAAGTCGATTGTGAAGATCCGCTTTGTCGACAAGCAGCCGCCGACGAGCTGGAACATCGCCGCGGCGAACGAGTACGGCTTCTACTCGAACGTGAACCCTGACGTGGACCATCCGCGCTGGAGCCAGGCCACGGAACGGCGTATCGGCGAAGACAAGGGGGGAGGCGGCTTCTCGGCCCTGTTCGCGCCGAAGCGCAAGACCTTGATGTTCAACGGCTACGGTGCGCAGGTGGCGTCGCTCTATCAGGGTATGGACCTGAGGAAGAATTTCTGA
- a CDS encoding anti-sigma factor family protein produces MVTPTPVGEADLHAYADGQLSGPRRAEVEAFLAADPEAARKVEAWRRQTAGLHASLNAVLKEAVPLDALPRGLRAGSGRTKAHRPLWPVALALAASVATFIIGGTSGWMARGRFDADLGGVPPLERFARDALASHVVYAPEVRHVVEVPASDEAHMVAWLSKRLGAPLQVPDLRAQGFRLIGGRLGVAEGGPMAILMYENDAGTRLSLQLRRMAQGTPDTAFRLERLAPAQGAQSTGPAAMAFYWVDHNLGFALAGPIDRERLLALATAVYQQYQRG; encoded by the coding sequence ATGGTGACCCCGACTCCAGTCGGCGAAGCCGACCTCCATGCATACGCGGACGGCCAGTTAAGCGGCCCGCGCCGGGCCGAAGTCGAAGCCTTCCTGGCAGCCGATCCGGAGGCCGCGCGCAAGGTCGAGGCCTGGCGTCGCCAAACGGCGGGGCTGCACGCATCATTGAACGCCGTCCTCAAGGAGGCGGTACCGCTGGACGCGCTTCCACGCGGATTGCGCGCCGGCAGCGGGCGCACAAAGGCTCACCGCCCGCTCTGGCCCGTGGCGCTAGCGCTGGCCGCCAGCGTCGCGACATTCATCATCGGTGGCACGAGCGGCTGGATGGCGCGTGGCCGTTTTGACGCCGACCTGGGTGGCGTGCCTCCACTCGAACGATTTGCGCGCGACGCATTGGCCAGCCATGTGGTTTATGCGCCCGAGGTTCGCCATGTGGTCGAGGTTCCCGCCAGCGATGAGGCGCATATGGTCGCCTGGCTGTCCAAGCGGCTCGGTGCGCCGCTGCAGGTCCCTGATCTCCGCGCACAAGGCTTTCGCCTGATCGGCGGGCGGCTCGGTGTGGCTGAGGGCGGTCCGATGGCTATCCTGATGTATGAGAATGACGCCGGGACACGCCTGTCGCTGCAACTGCGGCGGATGGCGCAAGGGACACCGGATACCGCATTCCGGCTCGAACGGCTGGCGCCTGCCCAGGGTGCTCAATCCACCGGGCCCGCTGCCATGGCGTTTTACTGGGTCGATCACAATCTCGGCTTCGCACTGGCGGGGCCGATCGATCGTGAGCGGCTGCTGGCACTGGCGACTGCCGTCTATCAGCAATACCAACGGGGATAA
- a CDS encoding RNA polymerase sigma factor yields the protein MEPFERQLVVLAPRLRRHARGLTGDAMLADDLVQDTLERALRYRWRFRLRPGALWGDGADGLLPWLLTLMHRLRLNHLRKSDVVTAMDTLPEVVAHTADLGLRRDLLQALGQLPEPQRAVLLLVSLEQFSYAEAARVLDVPIGTVMSRLARAREHMRRLLDGGADGAAATTSLQRVK from the coding sequence ATGGAACCGTTTGAACGTCAGTTGGTGGTACTGGCGCCGCGTTTGCGGCGCCATGCCCGTGGTCTGACCGGCGATGCCATGCTGGCCGACGATCTCGTGCAGGACACGCTTGAGCGTGCCCTGCGTTATCGCTGGAGATTTCGCCTTCGCCCCGGCGCGTTATGGGGCGATGGCGCGGATGGGCTGCTGCCGTGGTTACTGACCCTGATGCATCGGCTGCGCCTGAATCATCTGCGCAAGAGTGATGTCGTGACCGCAATGGATACGCTGCCGGAGGTGGTTGCCCATACCGCCGACCTCGGCCTGCGTCGCGATCTGTTACAGGCACTCGGCCAGTTACCGGAGCCACAGCGCGCGGTGCTGCTGCTCGTCAGCCTGGAGCAGTTCTCGTACGCCGAGGCCGCCAGGGTGCTCGACGTGCCGATCGGCACCGTGATGTCGCGCCTGGCGCGCGCTCGCGAACATATGCGTCGCCTGCTGGATGGCGGCGCCGATGGTGCTGCGGCAACAACTTCGTTGCAGCGGGTGAAATGA